The window ACCGTCACGTGAATGTGAGCCGAACGCCGCTTGATCATGTAAGCCATGCCGCGCGACACCGGACGAATCCGCTTGAACATCGGGCCGCCATCGATGCGTGCATCGGTGACCACGAGTTGTTCCACGCGGATGTTCTTACCTTTGTTTTGTTCCGGGTCTTGGGCGTTGCCGAGGGCGCTCATCAGCACCTTCTCAAGCAACCGAGCACCACGTTCCGGTTGATACTTCAAAATGTCGAGCGCTTCGTCGGCGAACTTGCCGCGAATCAGCGTGGCCAGCGGCCGCACCTTACGGGCGCTGATCCGAATGAAGCGATGCGATGCTTTGTATGCCATTGTCAGGTACCTCGAATATCGTCAGACAACACTGAATGAGTCATTCAGAGCTGGACTACTTCGCTTCCTTCTTCGTTTTGCCGCCGTGACCTTTGAACGTTCGCGTTGGCGAGAACTCGCCCAAGCGATGGCCGACCATTTCTTCGGTGACGAAGACCTTGAGGTGGGCTTTGCCGTTGTGAACCATGAAGGTCAATCCGACAAACTCAGGCACAATCGTGCACGCGCGAGCCCAGGTCTTGATCGGCTCCTTCGAGCCGCCCTGCTGCTGGGCTTGCACCTTCTTGTACACGTTGGGGTCGACGTACGGCCCCTTTTTGCTGGAACGACTCATGACTTATCTCACACCACTACAGCTGCGTAAATTAATTCAGGTGAATTGCGTTTGGCGGATTACTTCAACTTCAATTGACCGTAACGGCGGCTCTTGCGGCGACGCACGATCGCAGAATTCGACGGCTTGCGACGCTTGCGGGTCGAACCACCCTTGGCGAGCACACCCGAAGGGCTAACCGGATGGCGGCCACCCTTGGTACGACCTTCACCACCACCGTGCGGGTGATCGATCGGGTTCATCGCAGTACCGCGGACGTGAGGACGAATCCCCTTCCAGCGGTTGCGACCAGCCTTGCCGATCACCACGTTCATTTGTTCGGAATTACCCACCATGCCGACCGTAGCCCGGCAAGTGGCGGGAATCTTGCGGATTTCGCCGCTTGGCAGGGAAATCTGAGCCCACTCACCATCGCGGGCCATGAGAATCGCATTGCAACCAGCACTACGGCACAGCTTGGCACCGGAACCTGGCAGCAACTCAATTCCGTGAATTTGCGTGCTCAGCGGAATGCGAGTCAGGGGCAAGCAGTTGCCGACGGTCGGGGGCGCTTCGGCACCATTCTCGATCGTCTGGCCGACTTCCAAACCCTCAGGAGCGAGGATATACCGCTTTTCGCCGTCGACGAAATACAACAACGCGATGCGGCAATTCCGATTCGGATCGTACTGAATCGAGTTGACCTTGGCCTGCACACCGTCTTTGTTGCGCAGGAAGTCAATAACGCGATACTGTTGCTTGTGACCGCCACCGCGGTGCCGGGCCGTGATGCGACCTTGGTTGTTACGGCCACCCTTCTTCTTCAGAGGGCGGAGCAACGACTTTTCCGGCTTGGCACCAGGCGTGAGTTCAGCGAAGTCGCTGACGCTCGCACCACGGCGTCCTGCTGTAACCGGCTTGTATTGTTTGATACCCATGACTCAAGACCTTATTGCAACCACTGAAGTCAACCTGCGCACCCGCAGCAAAGACACTGGATTAGTAGAAGTCGATCCGATGCTCTTCGTTGAGCGTGACCAGAGCCTTCTTCCAACCCTTGGTGGCACCCAGCTTGAACTTGTGCCGACGAGACTTGCCGAGCCGGTTCTGCGTGCGAACCTTTTCGACCTTCACATTGAACAAATCTTCAACAGCCCGCTTTACGTCTTCTTTGGTGGCTTGCGAGTTCACTTCGAAGGCATACTGATTGTAACGCGTCGAGCGGTGCATCCCTTTTTCAGTCACCAGCGGACGCAAGATGATCTGATAGGCCGGCAACACAGCAGGAGTATTTTCAGTGCTCATGACTTACGCCCCTTCTTTCTTGGCGGCATCTTTTTCGCTCTTCAGCTTGGCAGCACGATCGCGAATCACATCCAAGGCCGCCCGAGTGACGAGCAACTTCCGAGGAATCAACACTGACAGTGCGTTTAGCTCACCGACCGGAGCGATCGTCACACCGGCGATATTACGAGCACTCTTCAGAACCACCGGATCCAGAGCAGCCGTCGCCAGGATGGTGCTCACACCTTCCAGCTTGAGGGCCTTCAGAATCGCGGCGACTTCCTTGGTCTTTGGCTCTTTCAGCGACAACTCATCGAGAACCACCACGTCTTGCGAATTCAACTTGCTGGCGATCGCCATGCGAGTAGCGGCTTGAATCGCCTTCTTCGGCAAGCGATAGGAGTAATCACGATTGCGGAGAGCAAAGGCATGACCACCACCGGTACGCTGCGGAGCTTGCTTCGAGCCAGCACGAGCGTTGCCAGTACCCTTTTGACGATACATCTTCTTGGTCGTGCCGCGCACTTCAGCCCGCGACTTCGTCTTGTGCGTACCCATGCGTTTATTCGCTTGGTACATCACGACGACATCATGCAACAACTGCTTGTTGATGTTCGGAGCAATCGCGGCTGGGTCGATGTCGTACTTGCCGACCTCCTTACCCGCACGATCAAAAACCGGAAGACTTGCCATGACTTATTTATCCGAAGTAGTTCTTAAAACCTTGCTGCGACAGCAAAACTGGGCCTAGCTCTTGTAATTCGATTCGCGAATCACGAGCATCTGCCCCGGCGGACCAGGCACAGCACCATAGATCAGCAGCAGGTTCTTTTCCTTATCCACTTTCACGAGCCGCATGTTGCGGATCGTCACTCGCTCATTGCCGTAGCGACCGGGCATATGCTTGCCCTTCTTCATACGACCACCACCGCGGTTCGCGGCGAGAGCACCGGTACCACCCATGTGACGGTGCACCTTCTTCACACCGTGCGTGGCACGCTGACCAGCGAAATTCCAACGCTTCATCGCACCCGTGAAGCCGCGGCCCTTGGTATTGCCGGTCACATCGACCGTCTTCACACCTTCCATGGCCGAGACATCGACCGTTGCACCAACAGCCAGACCAGCGGCGGCACCGCGGAGCTCGCGAACAAACCGCTGCGGCTCGCAATTGGCCTTCGCAGGAACAGCAACGCCAGCAGCCTTGAGCTTGGCCGAGCGACGGCTAGAGATATCGGCAACGTGGCCCGATTCCGAGCGAGAAGCCAAACGGCGAGGCTTATCCAAGAAGCCGAGCTGAACGGCTTCGTAGCCATCCTTATCGGCAGTACGGACCTGCAGTACGCGGCAAGGGCCAGCCAGAACGACAGTCACGGGCAAGCAGGCCCCGGACTCATCAAATATTTGCGTCATCCCGACCTTACGGCCGAGTATTCCCTTGGTCATCGCGATATTCCTGTGGTCCGTTGCCCACCGAGAACACCAAAGCTCAACTTCAAAGCTTGGCTTTACTCGGACGGCTTCCGTTCAATAAAAACGGCTCGCATGAAACAACGAATTCGAAACAATTAAACAACAAACAACGTGCGCACTTGCAGCAAACGCCACTTAGCGAGTTGTTGCCTTGATTTTGATATCAACGCCAGCCGGCAGGCTGAGCTTATTGAGCGCTTCGATGGTCTTGGCAGTCGCCTGCACAATATCGATCAAACGCTTGTGCGTTCGGATTTCGTATTGCTGGCGAGCCTTCTTGTCGATCGTCGGACCCGAAAGGACCGTGTAACGCTCGACGCGGGTCGGCAGCGGAATCGGGCCGTGGACTTCGCTATGGGTACGCTTGGCCGTATCGACGATCTCCTGGGCACTTTGGTCCAGAATCGCGTGGTCGTACGCTTCCATTCGAATTCGAATGACTTCTTTCGCTGCAGCCACCGTGGCTCATCTCCTAACTTGCAAATGCCCAGCGGCCAAAGGTTGGCCAATTGGGAAGCGACTAAGATTAGCAGCGAAGCGGCAAAACGGTCAACGGGGTCTGCGATGAAATTTCAGTATTCCAGAGAATATTTCGCGAACCCGAGCGACTGCCGACGCCCAAGCGAGTCAAACGCCGGAAAAGTTTGCCCTATTGCCGCAAAACCAAGACCGGGCAGTGCGCCAATCGCACTACTCGCTCTGCCGTCGATCCCATTAGTAGTCGAGTTAGTCCTCTTAGACCGTGCGAGGGAATGACAATTAGCTGGGCTTTGTTCTGCTCGGCAAAATCCGCGATTCCGTGGGCTGGGTCGCCCAAAATCACTTCCAGAGTGACGGCAGAATATTTTTCAGCCGTGAGCCGTTCTTGCAGGGCTTTGCGAGCACTCTCGATCCGCGCGGTCGGATCGACGACTCCCCACACCTCGCCCGCTTCCAGCGGCGCGATGTCCTGAATCACATGCACGATGCTCACTTGGTTTGGCAGCTCGACTAATTGCAGCGCGACATCGAGCGCTCCAAACGACTCCGCCGAAAAATCGATCGGCACGACGACGCGTTGTTTCGGAAACCAAGTCATATAGCTGCTCCAGGGAAGAGGTGGATAGGCTTCATCCTATCGAATCGCCAGCGCAGAAGAAACGCAAGCATTTCGGCTGCTAGCAAGGCCCCGACGCTAGCAATTCACTGCCAGCCGCCGCAAAGTCGCCTTAATTCGCCAAAACGCACGGAGGCGTCAAAGTCGACTAAACCGTCACCACCCATCCAACCGATACATGCTGCGAATAGAAGTTTTCAGATTCCGTAGAAGGGGATCCGACGATGCCTCGTCGAGCCGCTGTTTGGGGAACGAGCCTGATGCTCGCTGCCATTTGTGTCGTAGCCATCGTGCGTGCACAGGATGGTAGCTGGCAACCTGCTGCTAGCAACTCGCCTCCTCCGGAACCCGCGTTTCTGCCTCCCCAAGCCATTGGCGATGCCGTGCCGGTCGCGATGCAAATCGACGATCCACCGCAACAACACGGCCCCGCGCCAGCCGCCTTCGGCTTCGGTGCTCGCCGCCAAGGGAATCAGCCTGGGCCGCAGCCGATTGCCGAAGCTCCGGCCAACGCCGAGCCGCTGCCGTTTCCGCCGGTAAATCAGCTGCCGCCTGCTGAATATGCTCAGCAACCGGCAACTCCACCTGGCCCAGTTCCGCAGCAGCGCAGCGTGCTTCGTCGTCCTGGTCAACCTGCACCTCAGGCAGCGCCGCAGCCCGAGACCTATCCTACGTCGGCCCCTGTTGTGCCGAACGAATCTGTTCAACAACAGCCTGTTTATCAGCAGCAACCGTCTGCCGCGCCGCGTTCGGTTCTCAAGCGTCCGACGGGACCAGTCATTGGTGAAGCCGCTGCGCCGATCGCGCCCGTTCAAGAAGCTCTGCCGCCGATCGCTGATGTGCCGAGCGGCTCGTCGCGCCGGCAATACGATCCTGCTACTCCTGCCTCGCCAACTCCGCGCAATCCCGCCCGCTCGGGCTTTGGCGCTGCATCCGACATCATGGTCTCGTCGCAATCGCCGCGGCTGCGCGTCGAACTCGCCGGCCCGCAATCGCTGATGGTTGGCAAGAGCGCCAAGTACACGCTCAACCTCGTCAACGATGGCGATGTCGCTGCCGACGACGTTCAACTCCGTCTCAATATTCCGGCCTGGATCAGTGTTGAATCGGGCGAATCGACTTCGGGCGATGCCGCCGCGCAAGCCGACGCTCAAGGCTCGATCCGCATGGTTTGGAATCTGCCGAAAGTGAAGGCCGGCTCGCAAGAAACGCTCCGCCTGCAACTCGTTGCTGCGGAAGGCAAGCCTTGCGAACTGACTGCCGATTGGACCTGCCGTCCCACGTCGCTAAAGGCCGCCATCGCGGTCAAACAGCCGCAAATCGAACTCTCGCTTTCAGGTCCTAGCGACATGGTCTTCGGCGAAGAAAAACCGTTCACCATCAATGTCAGCAACCCCGGCAACGGCGATGCCGAACACGTCGTTGTTCAACTCGTCGCTGGCGGCAATGCTCCGCAGACGGTCGAAGTCGGCACGGTTCCCGCCGGCAAAGCCAAAGACGTCAACGTCAAGGTTGTCGCCAATCAGCAAGGTGGCATGGATCTGAAAATGACCGCTACAGCCGATGGAAATCTCCGCGCCGAAGCCGCTGGTCGCATCATCGTGAAACAAGCGATCCTCGCCATTCACGTCGAAGGCCCGCCGCTCAAGTTTGCTGGCGCCGAAGCCACCTACGCCATTACCGTTTCGAACACCGGCAACGCTGCCGCTGACGATCTCACCGTTTCGACCACGCTGCCAACCGGGGCCAAGTATCTTGGTGGCATCGACGGCGCTCAGTTCGCCGGCGGCGTGTTGAAGTGGAAGGCCGGTCTCCTGCCGCCCGAAACACAACGCACCTTCGATATCCGCTGCCAGCTCAACGCTGCCGGCGCTCATCGTGTCGTCGCCCAAGCCATCGGTCCTCGCACCGGTGCTGTCGCTCACGAAGCCGAAACCACCGTCGAAGCCGTCTCGAATCTGAAGCTCGCCGTCAACGATCCGACTGGCCCAGCTCCGACCGGCCAGGACGTGACTTACGAAGTGCAGCTGATGAATCGTGGCAGCCTCGCCGCCAAGAACGTCAAGGTGGTGATGCAGTTCTCGGAAGGTCTCGAACCCTCGATCGTCGAAGGGGCCGAAGCTCGCCTCGTCCCAGGCCAGGTCTTGTTCGACACGCTGCCGGAACTCGCCGCTGGCGAACAGGTGGTCGTTCACGTCAAGGCCAAGGCCGTCAAGGAAGGCTCACACCGCTTCCGCGTCGAAGTGGTCAGCACCGACAACGACACCCGCCTGGTCAGCGAAGGAACCAGCCGCTTTTTCACCGACACCCGCGGCCCAGCCAACTCGGCTGCGACCCGCACGGCGACGAAGCCCAAGCTGGCCCCGCAACCGATTCAGAATATCCAACGATAAGCGTTGGAAGTCGAGCGACTCGCTCGTTCGTTTCAATCAACTCGTTCAAAATTCACCTCGAATTTTGAACGGCCCCTGGCAAAGTACTGCGGGAATAGTGATAGACAGTGTTCAAAGTTTCCAGCGAACTTTGAACGCCGCTCACAAGCATTAGCGAGCAACTTGCAGCGATTCCGTTGCAGACTCTTACGCCGTCGCTGCGGCGAGTCTAACTCAGCTTCTCAACAAACCGGACTGCGATTTCGAACATCGATCCCTTGCGCCGACAGCGAATGCGTTCGGCGAGCAGGCGGATGATCTGGTCCGAATCGGCGGCGAGCAAGTCGACGATGGCGAGATCAGAGAGAAGCGGATGGTCGCTCATGAGGCACAGACCACCGCGCGAGAGATCGATCGAGACCGCATCAAGCCGAGCGCCCATCGCCTCGCGTTGGCCGTTGACTGGTTGTACCGCCACCACCAGATGCGCCGGATTGCGCGGGCTATTGCGACGGTTTTGATCGAATTCGGTAGTCATCAGTCGCGCGGGTCGTTTCCCACGACGTGTTCGAGTGTCACTGGTTCGTCGGGGGCACCGGCGGCATCGAGCAGCGCGCGGGCTCGGCGAATGTCGGCGATCAAGCGACTCAGTTCGCGAACCGGCGGGATTGCGCCGATTTGCTTGGCGGCAGATTCGCGGTTCCAAGTGGCGGGTGCGGTTGGCGGCGAGGCAGAGAGTTCGAGTTGGTTCATGGGCTGGCAGGTTGAACGCGAAATCGAAACCAAGGGCGTTGCCCGGACAGATGTTGTCACCTACCGGCAAGCCGCATTAAAGATTGACCACTCCCCGCCAAAGGCAAACGAACGGTTGAATTTTGCACGCGCCATACCAGCAAGATCAACGCAATCGATACAGCCCGCAGCTGGCGTTTTCAGTGCGTCTCGCCTTTTGACGATTCCGACGATTCGCTATATTGAATGCGATTCGTCAACAACTGTTCACCGGCTAAGCCCGGCAATCTACGGATGGACGGAACGAGATGCCGCGCGAGAAGATTGTTACACCAGACCCAGACGATGAGCCGCTTGGTTCGGCAGGCGAATCGGGTTCGCAAGATGCCGACCGCGATTTGCGGCCGACGCGGATCGCCGAAATGATCGGCCAGCGCGATGTGATGGCCCGGCTCGACATCGTGCTCGATGCCGCCCGCAAGCGCGGCGAACCTCTCGGCCATATTCTCTTCGACGGCCCGCCAGGCCTCGGTAAGACGACCTTCGCCACGTGCATTCCTCGTGAGCTCAACGTACCGCTACACACCTCCAGCGGCCCGGCCCTCAAGGCTCCGAAGGATCTGATTCCCTATCTGACGAATCTCGAAGAAGGGGCCTGCCTCTTCATCGACGAGATCCATCGCATTCCCAAAGCGGTCGAAGAATACCTCTACACCGCCATGGAGGACTTTCGCCTCGATATCATCCTCGGCGAAGGGGTGAATGCCCGCACGATCAACTTGCGGCTGAAGCAGTTCACGCTGATCGGCGCCACGACGCGGGCCGGCATGCTCACTGCGCCGCTGCGCGATCGCTTTCATGTGCGCGAGCATCTGGGCTTCTATTCGGTCGAAGAACTGACCGCCATCGTGCGCCGCAGCGGTCGTAAGTTGGCCTGCGATCTTGATGACGATGCTGCGATTGAAATCGCTCGTCGCAGCCGCGGCACGCCGCGCGTGGCAAATAACCGCCTGCGCTGGGTGCGCGATTACGCCGACAGCAAAGCCGGTGGCAAGGTATCGCTCGACGTGGCCCGCGCCGCACTCGCCATGGCCGGCATTGATGTGCTCGGGCTCGATAAACAGGATCGTGGTTATTTGGAAACGATCATCCGCGTTTTCGGCGGCGGCCCCGTCGGTGTCGAAGCCGTCGCGCACACGATGAACTTGGCGACCGACACGCTCTCGGACGAAGTCGAGCCGTTCCTGCTGCGCAGCGAACTCGTGGTTCGCACGCCGCGCGGCCGCATCGTCACGACCAAGGCTTATCAGCACCTCGCCATCAAACCGCCGGAAAAAAAGCAGTCGGATGAAGAGCGGCCGCTGTTTGATTGAGTTGTCGGCTACAACCGCAACTCCAACTTATGCCTGCGGAATCCGAATGCCGCTGAGAGCATGTCGCAGGTTCGACTTCGGAATGACCGGCACCGGCGGGACCTTTTCTTCCTTGACCCACGGCATTTCGGTTTTGAACGCTTCGGGAATGCCGGCCACGCGAGTTTGCACGAGGTGCGGCATCCAGAGGGCTTTGCTGACGAGTTCGATCAGCACTTCGGGATCGAACGGCTTGCGAAGATAATACGAACCGTCAGCCGCGTGCGAACGGCGAACGATATCGGGCTGCTGCGACGACGAGATGAACATCATCGGCACGTCTTCGACGCCCGGCAGTTGCCGCAGTTGGCTGCAGAGATCGAGGCCGCTGTGCGGTCCCAGATCGACATCGCAAATGATCAGGTCGAGAGCCAGCGTTTGCACGGCCTTCGTCGCCGCGGCTCCGTCACGAGCACAGTGGCACTCGTAGCCCGTCATGTTGAGGACGGCAGCAATGCCCGTCAGCATGATCGGGTCATTGTCGATAATCAAAATCACGGCCGGTTCATGAGCCAAGGCAGACATGCAAACCCTCGCGTCTAGCGCAGAAGTGCAAACCCGTCCTTGGCGGAAAAATCCTCGATCACAACTGACTTCGGCCAGCAGAGTCGCCGTGAATCAGAAATGTTTCCGCAAGCGGCACGCGAGGCACAGTCGCTACAATGCGATCTGCCGTCCGCAACCGTAATCGACCCTCACGAAAAATGCCTGAGCTCAACAACCTTCCCTGCTGCGGCCCCACCGAAACCGCCCAGCTCAAAGAGCTGCCGCACGCGTTTGGCTACGACTTTGACCTGCATCAATGCCTCGGCTGCGGCCGAACGTTCATCTATGTCTGGTCGAACGCCGGAGCAGCTGGCGCGTGGGAATGGGTGCCGGAATCAACCGCGCAGGCGATGATCGATGCAGAGGGCGAAGACTTGCTCTCGCTGTTGCGCGATTGGGCGAAAGAGTTATAGGGCCGGAGTGTCCGCACTCACGCAGTTGGCAGCGGTGGGTCGGCCGGGGCATACGAGATTTGCCCGTCCGTCACGTTCTTGATTTCGATCGCCGGCCCGTACGGTTGCTTGACCAGACGAAAGGTGAAGGGAATCACCGCGGAAGGAAGTTCCACTTGGTCCGTTTGAGTCGAGGTGCCGACTTCGATAAAGCTTCCCTCTTGCAAGCGAAGGAGAGTGAGTTGCCAGGGTTTACGGTCAACGATCAATAACTCGCGCGTGCCGACCTTGGCGTAGAAGTCGAGCTTATCCCAAGTGCGGTCATTTTCGCTGACGACTTCGACCGCGAAGTCGGGACCACCTTCCCAATGTGCGCCGTGGAATTTAGCCGTTGTGGTTGTCAGAAAGACGACCACGTCGGGACAACGATAATTTTGCATCCAATCGCCGGCGCGATC is drawn from Anatilimnocola floriformis and contains these coding sequences:
- the rplV gene encoding 50S ribosomal protein L22, translating into MAYKASHRFIRISARKVRPLATLIRGKFADEALDILKYQPERGARLLEKVLMSALGNAQDPEQNKGKNIRVEQLVVTDARIDGGPMFKRIRPVSRGMAYMIKRRSAHIHVTVEEISEL
- the rpsS gene encoding 30S ribosomal protein S19 — its product is MSRSSKKGPYVDPNVYKKVQAQQQGGSKEPIKTWARACTIVPEFVGLTFMVHNGKAHLKVFVTEEMVGHRLGEFSPTRTFKGHGGKTKKEAK
- the rplB gene encoding 50S ribosomal protein L2 — protein: MGIKQYKPVTAGRRGASVSDFAELTPGAKPEKSLLRPLKKKGGRNNQGRITARHRGGGHKQQYRVIDFLRNKDGVQAKVNSIQYDPNRNCRIALLYFVDGEKRYILAPEGLEVGQTIENGAEAPPTVGNCLPLTRIPLSTQIHGIELLPGSGAKLCRSAGCNAILMARDGEWAQISLPSGEIRKIPATCRATVGMVGNSEQMNVVIGKAGRNRWKGIRPHVRGTAMNPIDHPHGGGEGRTKGGRHPVSPSGVLAKGGSTRKRRKPSNSAIVRRRKSRRYGQLKLK
- the rplW gene encoding 50S ribosomal protein L23 → MSTENTPAVLPAYQIILRPLVTEKGMHRSTRYNQYAFEVNSQATKEDVKRAVEDLFNVKVEKVRTQNRLGKSRRHKFKLGATKGWKKALVTLNEEHRIDFY
- the rplD gene encoding 50S ribosomal protein L4, which codes for MASLPVFDRAGKEVGKYDIDPAAIAPNINKQLLHDVVVMYQANKRMGTHKTKSRAEVRGTTKKMYRQKGTGNARAGSKQAPQRTGGGHAFALRNRDYSYRLPKKAIQAATRMAIASKLNSQDVVVLDELSLKEPKTKEVAAILKALKLEGVSTILATAALDPVVLKSARNIAGVTIAPVGELNALSVLIPRKLLVTRAALDVIRDRAAKLKSEKDAAKKEGA
- the rplC gene encoding 50S ribosomal protein L3, whose amino-acid sequence is MTKGILGRKVGMTQIFDESGACLPVTVVLAGPCRVLQVRTADKDGYEAVQLGFLDKPRRLASRSESGHVADISSRRSAKLKAAGVAVPAKANCEPQRFVRELRGAAAGLAVGATVDVSAMEGVKTVDVTGNTKGRGFTGAMKRWNFAGQRATHGVKKVHRHMGGTGALAANRGGGRMKKGKHMPGRYGNERVTIRNMRLVKVDKEKNLLLIYGAVPGPPGQMLVIRESNYKS
- the rpsJ gene encoding 30S ribosomal protein S10 → MAAAKEVIRIRMEAYDHAILDQSAQEIVDTAKRTHSEVHGPIPLPTRVERYTVLSGPTIDKKARQQYEIRTHKRLIDIVQATAKTIEALNKLSLPAGVDIKIKATTR
- a CDS encoding universal stress protein — translated: MTWFPKQRVVVPIDFSAESFGALDVALQLVELPNQVSIVHVIQDIAPLEAGEVWGVVDPTARIESARKALQERLTAEKYSAVTLEVILGDPAHGIADFAEQNKAQLIVIPSHGLRGLTRLLMGSTAERVVRLAHCPVLVLRQ
- a CDS encoding CARDB domain-containing protein; translation: MPRRAAVWGTSLMLAAICVVAIVRAQDGSWQPAASNSPPPEPAFLPPQAIGDAVPVAMQIDDPPQQHGPAPAAFGFGARRQGNQPGPQPIAEAPANAEPLPFPPVNQLPPAEYAQQPATPPGPVPQQRSVLRRPGQPAPQAAPQPETYPTSAPVVPNESVQQQPVYQQQPSAAPRSVLKRPTGPVIGEAAAPIAPVQEALPPIADVPSGSSRRQYDPATPASPTPRNPARSGFGAASDIMVSSQSPRLRVELAGPQSLMVGKSAKYTLNLVNDGDVAADDVQLRLNIPAWISVESGESTSGDAAAQADAQGSIRMVWNLPKVKAGSQETLRLQLVAAEGKPCELTADWTCRPTSLKAAIAVKQPQIELSLSGPSDMVFGEEKPFTINVSNPGNGDAEHVVVQLVAGGNAPQTVEVGTVPAGKAKDVNVKVVANQQGGMDLKMTATADGNLRAEAAGRIIVKQAILAIHVEGPPLKFAGAEATYAITVSNTGNAAADDLTVSTTLPTGAKYLGGIDGAQFAGGVLKWKAGLLPPETQRTFDIRCQLNAAGAHRVVAQAIGPRTGAVAHEAETTVEAVSNLKLAVNDPTGPAPTGQDVTYEVQLMNRGSLAAKNVKVVMQFSEGLEPSIVEGAEARLVPGQVLFDTLPELAAGEQVVVHVKAKAVKEGSHRFRVEVVSTDNDTRLVSEGTSRFFTDTRGPANSAATRTATKPKLAPQPIQNIQR
- a CDS encoding PilZ domain-containing protein gives rise to the protein MTTEFDQNRRNSPRNPAHLVVAVQPVNGQREAMGARLDAVSIDLSRGGLCLMSDHPLLSDLAIVDLLAADSDQIIRLLAERIRCRRKGSMFEIAVRFVEKLS
- the ruvB gene encoding Holliday junction branch migration DNA helicase RuvB, yielding MPREKIVTPDPDDEPLGSAGESGSQDADRDLRPTRIAEMIGQRDVMARLDIVLDAARKRGEPLGHILFDGPPGLGKTTFATCIPRELNVPLHTSSGPALKAPKDLIPYLTNLEEGACLFIDEIHRIPKAVEEYLYTAMEDFRLDIILGEGVNARTINLRLKQFTLIGATTRAGMLTAPLRDRFHVREHLGFYSVEELTAIVRRSGRKLACDLDDDAAIEIARRSRGTPRVANNRLRWVRDYADSKAGGKVSLDVARAALAMAGIDVLGLDKQDRGYLETIIRVFGGGPVGVEAVAHTMNLATDTLSDEVEPFLLRSELVVRTPRGRIVTTKAYQHLAIKPPEKKQSDEERPLFD
- a CDS encoding response regulator, giving the protein MSALAHEPAVILIIDNDPIMLTGIAAVLNMTGYECHCARDGAAATKAVQTLALDLIICDVDLGPHSGLDLCSQLRQLPGVEDVPMMFISSSQQPDIVRRSHAADGSYYLRKPFDPEVLIELVSKALWMPHLVQTRVAGIPEAFKTEMPWVKEEKVPPVPVIPKSNLRHALSGIRIPQA
- a CDS encoding Uma2 family endonuclease, whose amino-acid sequence is MTTLIIDPLAEADYLADRRAKGLDRYDEVWDGVYIVSPLPEYYHQEIVGDLNSCLQTALRRQKLGRVVPGCNISDRAGDWMQNYRCPDVVVFLTTTTAKFHGAHWEGGPDFAVEVVSENDRTWDKLDFYAKVGTRELLIVDRKPWQLTLLRLQEGSFIEVGTSTQTDQVELPSAVIPFTFRLVKQPYGPAIEIKNVTDGQISYAPADPPLPTA